The Caballeronia sp. TF1N1 genome includes a region encoding these proteins:
- a CDS encoding NirD/YgiW/YdeI family stress tolerance protein produces the protein MRTLMIAGILAVSVAAHAQYTGPGAQPESVTVKQLQDSGKKDQHVILRGRLVKALGDDKYQFADASGEIPVKIDHHRWPSGQAVSDSTMVELTGKYDKEFVGASKVKVRDIRIVPALVQ, from the coding sequence ATGAGAACCTTGATGATAGCTGGAATATTGGCAGTTTCTGTCGCCGCCCATGCTCAGTACACCGGCCCCGGTGCTCAACCCGAAAGTGTCACGGTCAAGCAACTTCAGGATTCAGGCAAGAAGGATCAGCATGTAATCCTGCGGGGGCGTCTGGTTAAAGCGCTGGGTGACGACAAATATCAATTCGCCGATGCGTCCGGCGAAATCCCTGTGAAGATCGATCATCACCGTTGGCCGAGCGGGCAAGCAGTGAGCGACTCGACGATGGTGGAATTGACCGGAAAGTACGACAAGGAGTTCGTTGGCGCCTCGAAGGTAAAGGTACGTGATATTCGCATCGTCCCGGCCCTCGTCCAATGA
- the tnpB gene encoding IS66 family insertion sequence element accessory protein TnpB (TnpB, as the term is used for proteins encoded by IS66 family insertion elements, is considered an accessory protein, since TnpC, encoded by a neighboring gene, is a DDE family transposase.) codes for MDGAMFRLDDELKVYVHRDAVDFRKSINGLAAIVEQSMKLDPFARAVYVFSNQRRDRIKMLLWDRNGFWLLMKRLEQDRFVWPRKEAVLMLRTEQLHWLLEGIDIEAMRAHPRRYYGIVNLRRMRRHDGRWDKESESSRRILGEFGEFAPSGESSCELLAIK; via the coding sequence TTGGACGGTGCGATGTTCCGCCTGGACGATGAACTGAAAGTCTATGTGCATCGTGATGCCGTTGACTTCCGCAAGAGCATCAACGGTCTCGCAGCCATCGTCGAGCAGTCAATGAAGCTCGATCCATTCGCGCGTGCGGTTTATGTGTTCAGCAATCAGCGGCGCGACCGCATCAAGATGCTGCTGTGGGACCGTAACGGCTTCTGGCTTCTCATGAAACGCCTCGAGCAGGACCGCTTCGTATGGCCGCGCAAGGAAGCGGTGCTCATGCTGCGAACAGAGCAACTTCACTGGCTACTGGAGGGCATCGACATCGAAGCGATGCGCGCGCATCCGAGGCGTTATTATGGCATTGTCAACTTGCGGAGAATGAGGCGGCACGATGGAAGGTGGGACAAGGAATCAGAAAGCAGTCGACGGATTTTGGGCGAGTTCGGCGAGT
- a CDS encoding IS6 family transposase, protein MKKPKSLYHGHRFPAEVISCAVRWYFRFQLSLRDIEELLFERGVTVTYETIRCWCDKFGKGFAHGMKAVRRKPGSTWHLDEMFVTLRGEPYLLWRAVDEHGAELDILLQKRRDKAAAKRFFKRVLRSSPMPRKIVTDQLRSYPAAKAEIPELASVKHVFVKAAARLNNRAENSHQPTRERERRMRGFRDPKRTQEFLSCFGPIRQHFALKRHLLRASLYRKQLAARFVAWREFAQNPSTTF, encoded by the coding sequence ATGAAGAAACCGAAATCGCTCTATCACGGTCACCGTTTTCCAGCCGAGGTCATCAGTTGCGCCGTGCGCTGGTATTTCCGCTTCCAGTTGAGCTTGCGTGACATCGAGGAACTGCTCTTCGAGCGCGGGGTGACCGTGACATACGAGACGATTCGTTGCTGGTGCGACAAGTTCGGCAAGGGCTTTGCTCATGGGATGAAAGCGGTGCGACGCAAGCCAGGTAGCACGTGGCACCTCGACGAGATGTTCGTCACACTGCGTGGCGAACCGTACCTGCTGTGGCGTGCGGTCGACGAGCACGGTGCCGAACTCGACATCCTGCTACAAAAGCGGCGCGACAAGGCCGCAGCCAAACGGTTCTTTAAGCGCGTGCTGCGCTCGAGCCCGATGCCGCGCAAGATCGTCACCGATCAGTTGCGAAGTTACCCGGCCGCGAAGGCCGAAATTCCGGAGTTGGCGAGCGTGAAGCATGTGTTCGTCAAAGCGGCCGCCCGCCTGAACAACCGCGCGGAGAACAGCCACCAACCGACACGCGAACGTGAGCGTCGCATGCGTGGCTTTCGCGACCCGAAACGCACGCAAGAATTCCTCTCGTGCTTCGGGCCGATCCGACAACATTTCGCACTGAAGCGGCACCTGCTGCGCGCCTCACTTTATCGCAAACAACTCGCAGCCCGGTTCGTTGCATGGCGCGAATTCGCCCAAAATCCGTCGACTACCTTCTGA